Proteins encoded together in one Triticum dicoccoides isolate Atlit2015 ecotype Zavitan chromosome 7B, WEW_v2.0, whole genome shotgun sequence window:
- the LOC119337401 gene encoding 50S ribosomal protein 6, chloroplastic-like, which yields MSLVTAFLAGSAAPAVAPRSARPSVGFFGVGGGCALSVECSSRPQKKGTKHHMKTRPKKTQRWDIKRRPIQYEPLPALPDDWTLVAAGEKEDAAPQDEETTPAAAVEVEVVAAPAAAD from the coding sequence ATGTCGCTCGTCACAGCTTTTCTGGCGGGCTCAGCGGCGCCGGCGGTCGCGCCACGGTCCGCCCGCCCGTCGGTGGGCTTCTTTGGGGTCGGCGGAGGGTGCGCGCTGTCGGTGGAGTGCTCGTCGCGGCCGCAGAAGAAAGGGACCAAGCACCATATGAAGACGCGGCCCAAGAAGACGCAGCGGTGGGACATCAAGCGCCGCCCCATTCAGTACGAGCCGCTGCCGGCGCTTCCCGATGACTGGACGCTCGTCGCCGCTGGTGAGAAGGAAGATGCGGCGCCGCAGGACGAGGAGACCACGCCCGCTGCTGCCGTTGAGGTCGAGGTGGTCGCCGCCCCTGCCGCCGCAGACTGA
- the LOC119337400 gene encoding solute carrier family 35 member F1-like — translation MAPPPEEERGGGGCRARWLRREVLLALALGQLVSLLITSTGFSSSELARRGINAPTSQSLLNYILLALVYGGILLYRRQPLTTKWYYYLILGIIDVEANYIVVKSYQYTSLTSVMLLDCWSIPCVIVLTWIFLKTKYGFRKFFGVGVCVAGLILVVFSDVHASDRAKGPKPLKGDLLVIVGSMLYACSNVTEEYLVKKNNRIELMAMLGIFGAVISGIQISILEREELHSIKWNAGAVFPFIGFALAMFLFYSTVPTVLKICGATMLNLSLLTSDMWAVLIRIFAYHEKVDWMYFVAFACTAGGLLVYSYRSSKEADDTAQVTGASDEQSRVGDEESGIQNQVRSSFAGGNDDQVSYKELPSNGSPSKN, via the exons ATGGCGCCGCCGCCCGAGGAGGAGCGGGGCGGCGGTGGCTGCCGCGCGAGGTGGCTTCGGCGGGAGGTGCTGCTGGCCCTCGCGCTGGGACAGCTCGTCTCGCTCCTCATCACCTCCACCGGCTTCTCCTCCTCCGAGCTCGCGCGCCGAG GTATCAATGCACCAACGTCGCAGTCCCTCTTGAACTACATCCTTCTTGCTCTTGTCTACGGTGGAATACTCCTCTACCGGAGACAGCCACTCACG ACAAAATGGTACTACTACTTGATCCTCGGCATTATTGATGTGGAGGCTAACTATATTG TTGTCAAATCTTATCAGTACACATCTTTAACGAGTGTGATGCTGCTGGATTGTTGGTCAATTCCATGTGTAATTGTTCTTACTTGGATCTTTTTGAAGACCAAATATGGATTCAGGAAGTTCTTCGGTGTTGGGGTTTGTGTGGCCGGCCTTATATTAGTAGTATTTTCGGACGTCCATGCCTCTGATCGAGCTA AAGGACCCAAACCTTTGAAGGGTGATTTACTTGTAATTGTTGGCTCCATGCTTTATGCTTGCAGTAATGTTACTGAG GAATATCTAGTCAAGAAGAACAACCGAATTGAGTTGATGGCTATgttgggaatttttggagcagttatCAGTGGCATACAAAT AAGTATTCTTGAGCGAGAAGAACTTCATTCGATCAAATGGAATGCCGGCGCG GTGTTCCCTTTTATCGGATTCGCATTGGCAATGTTCCTGTTTTACTCGACTGTACCTACGGTGCTGAAG ATTTGCGGGGCAACCATGCTAAACCTCTCACTCCTGACCTCAGACATGTGGGCTGTCCTGATCCGCATCTTCGCCTACCATGAGAAG GTTGACTGGATGTACTTCGTTGCGTTTGCCTGCACGGCCGGGGGCCTTCTGGTCTACTCGTACAG GAGCTCCAAGGAGGCTGATGACACGGCGCAGGTCACTGGGGCCAGCGACGAGCAGAGTAGGGTAGGGGATGAGGAGTCTGGAATTCAGAACCAGGTGCGAAGTTCCTTTGCTGGCGGCAACGACGATCAGGTCTCCTACAAGGAGTTGCCATCAAATGGCAGCCCCTCCAAGAACTAG